In Vitis riparia cultivar Riparia Gloire de Montpellier isolate 1030 chromosome 19, EGFV_Vit.rip_1.0, whole genome shotgun sequence, the following proteins share a genomic window:
- the LOC117909591 gene encoding uncharacterized protein LOC117909591, with translation MMASACVNNIGMSSENFLDCPPASYPTYGWLSPRISFSREFPDEESKMAGGKSPSPAEKPSDPVEVSDPDVSGKDVGDFEFRLEDPVAMLPADELFSDGKLVPLQVSVIRPSVASIPSSEIRSPETAKSRRRTEVSCTDPYLFSPKAPRCSSRWKELLGLKKLYQSSNPKQENHNTTSSLYSHRTNAKSLKHFLHRSSKSTSSSASDASLSLPLLRDSDSESVSMSSRLSLSSSSSGHEHEDLPRLSLDSEKSKPSANPNPNPSSNASTTTNPNPPRVRVVKARASSSDHPPAARVGRSPMRRAPDSSGRGASVDSPRMNSSGKIVFQSLERSSSSPSSFNGGPRFKHRGMERSYSANVRITPVLNVPVCSLRGSSKSGGVFGFGQLFSSPQKREGSSSNGGSTRSQQNNSRNRTDRT, from the coding sequence ATGATGGCTTCAGCTTGTGTGAATAACATCGGCATGTCGTCGGAGAACTTCCTCGACTGTCCTCCGGCAAGCTATCCAACGTATGGATGGCTCAGCCCTAGAATCTCCTTCAGCCGCGAGTTTCCCGACGAGGAGTCCAAGATGGCAGGAGGGAAGTCTCCGTCTCCAGCAGAGAAGCCGTCGGATCCGGTGGAGGTATCAGATCCGGATGTTTCCGGCAAGGACGTAGGTGATTTTGAGTTCAGACTTGAAGATCCGGTGGCGATGCTTCCAGCGGATGAGCTGTTCTCCGACGGCAAACTTGTTCCTCTGCAGGTTTCTGTGATCCGTCCATCAGTGGCTTCAATACCCTCGTCGGAGATTAGGTCACCCGAGACGGCAAAATCTCGTCGGAGAACTGAGGTGTCGTGTACGGACCCGTACCTCTTCTCTCCGAAGGCTCCGAGGTGTTCCAGCCGATGGAAGGAGCTTCTAGGGCTGAAGAAACTCTACCAGAGCAGCAACCCTAAGCAGGAGAACCACAACACGACGTCCTCTCTGTACTCTCACAGAACCAACGCTAAATCTCTCAAACATTTTCTGCACAGAAGCTCGAAATCTACATCATCTTCAGCCTCCGATGCGTCCCTGAGCCTCCCGTTGCTGAGAGATTCTGATTCCGAGTCGGTGTCCATGTCCTCTCGCTTGTCGCTTTCATCTTCGTCCTCGGGCCACGAGCACGAGGATCTCCCCCGACTCTCCCTCGATTCAGAAAAATCTAAACCAAGCGCAAATCCAAACCCGAATCCAAGCTCAAACGCGAGCACCACAACGAATCCAAATCCACCTAGGGTGAGAGTGGTGAAAGCGAGAGCATCTTCTTCCGATCATCCCCCGGCCGCCAGAGTAGGTCGGAGCCCAATGCGGCGAGCGCCAGACTCATCCGGAAGAGGCGCGTCGGTGGACAGTCCGAGAATGAACTCCTCAGGGAAAATCGTGTTCCAGAGCCTTGAGAGGAGCTCGAGCAGTCCGAGCAGCTTCAATGGCGGACCCAGATTCAAGCACAGAGGAATGGAGCGATCCTATTCAGCCAACGTCAGAATCACTCCCGTCCTCAACGTTCCAGTCTGCTCACTGAGAGGCTCGTCAAAGTCTGGAGGAGTATTCGGATTTGGTCAGCTCTTTTCATCACCCCAGAAGAGAGAAGGCAGCAGTAGTAATGGAGGAAGCACCAGAAGCCAACAGAATAACAGCAGGAACCGTACTGATCGAACTTGA